The genomic interval TCGCGATGACGCCGACATCGGCGCCGGTCACGAAGTTCGGACGAATCATCTTGCCACCGAACTGGCGGAGCATGTCGTTGTTCCAGGTTGTGCCACCGTTCGGCGACCAGAACTGGATGCCGTGGTTGCCGTAACGGCTGATGTTCCCATTGATGTCGAAGGGGCTGCCGAGCTGGTCCATACCCATGCCCACGCCGCCTGTTGTCGGAGCAACGTCGGTGCAGATACCGAATGCGTACCGGCCTGCCGGGAGATAGATGGGCGGGGTGAAATCGTAGGACACCCACTTCGCGCCCTGGATCGGGAGCTGGCGGTTGCCCGTGGTTGCGATCTGTGTGCCGGGCACTCCGCTCGCAGCGTCAAAGACGCGCACGGAAATACGCGCTGCGGAATTCGTCGGCTCGAGCTCGACGTTGCTTCCCTGCCAGATGTCGACGCTGGTCAGAGTCTGATCCTGCTCGATTTCAAACACGTTGGCTTCGCAATCGTTTGCGCCGCCATTGTACGTCTGCTGCGATACGCCATTGTCGTATGCGAGCGAGCCGGGGGTCAACGTGTACTGAATCATCTTGGAATTGTCGCCGCGCGAGGCGAAGAGATCGCCGCGCTGGAAGAGGTTCATCGACACTCTGTACGTGCCCTGCTCTGCGGGAAGGTTCGCGACATTACCAAACGCATAGAAACCCAGAGGCATGTTCAGATTGAATTCCTTCTGAACCATCGAACCGGTCGGCGAGGTCTCGTAGAAGTTCATACGGGTTTCGCTGGCGGTCTTGCTGTTCTGAATCAGCGGCACAAACAGTGACTGACCGTTCTGCGGACGACGGCCGAGCACGGTGTACGGATACAGGCTTGTCATCGAATGCGCAGCCATGTCATCCACAAACGGAACCGGGAGGCGCGGACCGATGGCCGAACCGCAGGTGTTCCAGTAGTTGATGTCCCAACCGATGCGCACATCCTTATACGCGCCGTAACGGTTGAAGATCAACGCCCAGCGGCGCAGGGTGCCGACGTCGCCGGACGCGCGATCGTAGACGTTGATCGTCCACAGGCCAACAGGACTGCCAGAGGTCGGGAACACTGTTCCCGGCTGCGGCTTGTACACACCGCGGAAGAACGCGGTCACATTGGAGGCGTCCGCAATTCCGACGCCGGGAATAGCCGCGCCGGCAGGCACGATGCCGCTGCAGGGCATCTGAGCCACGGCGGGATCAAAAATGGTGTTTTCGAAATTGTCGTACACACTACCGTTGTAAAGCGAGAGAATGTAATTGCCGCCGGGGCCGCTCATCGTGATCATGAGGTCGTTGGCCGAGGTGTGATCGATGTCCACCATGACCTGCAAACTGCTGATCGTGAACACGTCGGTGATCTCAATAGTGCTCGACGTGGTGTTGTAATCCGTGATGGGCGCTTCGACATCCCTCCAGTACTCCCACGGCGGCGTTCCCTGCGAAAACGCAGGACTGGCGCCGACGAGGACAAGCACAAAGAGTGCGAAAAACAGTCGAGCTGTTTTCATTGAAACCTCCTGACGAAAGTGAAAATTGCTATGTGGCTGATTTATCGGACGAGAATATCGAATTGGACCTAAACTACCATTTCGCACCCGTAAAGTCAAGCCGGGGAAAATGAAAAGATCTGCCCGTAAAATGGGCATTTTCGACATACTAAGCTCGCCTCGACATGTATCAGGGTCATGATCACCCGGCGGACGAGAACCACAGCGTGCCTGCCTTGGAATTCAGGCCGGTCTTCTCCATTTTTCAGCGATGTCTCCAGTTTCGCATATAGGGATGACTCCCGATTCGCCTCCTACTCAGAGGAGTGCCCCTGCCCGGGGGAAAATCCTGTATTTCATTTCCGATGTACATCTTGGCTTGAGTGCGCCGGGAGTTGAACGAATAAAACGCGCCCGCCTGCTTGAGGTTCTGAAAGAGGTTCAGGATCATCGTGGGGATCTCTATATCGTGGGCGACCTTTTCGATTTCTGGTTCGAATACCGGTCCGTAGTCCCTCGCGGACACCATGCAGTGCTGTCGGCGCTTGAGAATCTGGCGCAATCCGGCGCACGTATCACCTATCTTGCGGGGAATCACGATTTCGCTATCGGCCAGGTGTTGCGTGACGACCTTGGTGTGGACATCATTCGCGACGACGTGACTTTTTCGATCGATGGCCGGAGCTTCTATGTCTATCACGGTGACGGTCTCGCTGATAAGGATGCCGGCTACAGAGCCATAAAGGCGATCCTCCGAAATCCGCTCGCCCAATGGCTGTTCCGCTGGCTTCACCCGGATATCGGTTTTGCTCTCGCCCGTATGTCTTCCCATTCCAGCAGAAAATACACGGGTACGAAAAAGTACGGCGAGACGGATGGTATGCACCGTGAGGCCATGCGCCGCATCGACGCGGGAGCGTCGTGCGTCGTAATGGGTCACAGGCACCAGGCCACCCTTCAACGAATGGGTCAGGGACTCTACGTGAATTTGGGCGACTGGATAACGTCCTATACATACGCAGTGTATCACGACGGCTTCATGCGCCTGTATTCGCGCAAGGACGACCGGGAAGTACTTATCGCACAGGAAGCATGCAACCCAAACGTTTCTGGTTGACCGTTGCCGCGATCGCGGCCCTTGTCGGCGGATACTTCTTTTTTGACGGAGTGTTCACCGGACTTCCCTCGCTGGAAGAACTCGAGAATCCCCGGCCTCCGTTGGCGACCCGTGTGTATTCCGCCGACGGAGAGCTGATCGACAAGTTCTTCGAGGAGAACCGCTCGCGCATCTCCACACTCGACAGCGTCCCGAAAGCGTTCCTTGACGCCCTTCTGGCAACGGAGGACACGCGGTTCTACGAGCATTGGGGAGTAGACCTGCGCGCCGTGGCCCGTGTCATACTTCTGAATCTCTCCAAATTCACACTCCGCGGACCGGGCGGCTCCACACTGACCCAGCAGCTTGCACGGAAGCTCTATCTCTCCGATGAAGTCACTATCATGCGCAAACTACGCGAGATGGTGACCGCGGTTCAGATCGAACGCAGATACACCAAGGACGAAATTCTCCTGATGTACGTCAACGTCGTGCCTTTCGGACGCGGGGCGTACGGGCTGCAGGCCGCGGCACAAGAGTACTTTGCGAAAGCTCCGTCACAACTCACTCTGGGCGAATGCGCATTTCTTGTCGGACTCCTCCAGAATCCGACCCGGTACGACCCGCGGCGGCACTATGACCGGGCTGTCACGCGAAGAAATGTCGTGCTCCTGCGAATGGAGGACGAGGGATTTATTCCGCGCGGCATGTTTGAGGCGCGTAGATACGATTCCATCGTCACGCGTTCACGCGTGCGCTCCGCAGGCATTGCACCGCATTTTGTCGAATACGTGCGCCAGCAGCTTCGCGAGAAGGCCGAAAAACACGGATTCAACCTCTACCGGGACGGGCTCACGGTCTATTCCACGCTCGACAGCAGGATGCAGGAGAGTGCGAACCGCGCGGTGCGCGAACATCTCTCGACCTTTCAGACAACGTTTTCGGCGCACTGGAATTGGGAAACCCCGCAGCGTCGCGCGTTGCTCGCGGGTGCCATCACCATCGCCGCCCGGCAGACGCCTGAATACCAGTCCGCGCGCACAGCGGATGCGCGGGAACTGGCTTTGATCCGATGCAGAAGGAATCCGTATTTCGTGGATTCAGTAAAGGCGGCCTTGACCAGAATCCAGGTTGGCTTTGCGGCGATCGATCCCGCGACGGGACAAATCCGTGCGATGGTCGGGAATTCGGAGATGGATTTCCGCTACGGACTGAATCACTGTACACAAATCGAGCGGCAGCCGGGATCGACATTCAAACCGTTTGTTTACACGGTCGCCATCGATAATGGCTACACGCCTGCCTTCCAGCTTCCGAATGAACCCATCGGTATCTCCGACGGCAGCGGACGACGCTGGTCACCGAAAAACTTCGGAGGAGAAACGGGGGGCATGTACACGCTGCGTCGCGGTCTTATGCTGTCGGTAAATCTCGTCGCGATTCGCGCCATGCTCGAGATCGCTCCAGCCGAGGAAGTGGTCCGTTACGCGCATCGCATGGGCCTCACGAGCAATCTCCGCCCGTATCCCTCGCTTGCAATCGGCACATCCGAAGTGGTTCCTCTCGAAATGATATCCGCCTACGGCGCCTATGCCAACGAGGGCATCCTTGCCAAACCACGTGCGATTCTGCGCATCGAAGACCGTGACGGTCGCGTCATCGAGGAAGATCCCGGCGAATACCGCGAAGTCTTGAGCAAAGAGACGGCGTTTATCATGACGTCGATGATGCGGTCCGTCGTCGCGAGCGGGACCGGTGCGGCCACACGCGCGTGGTACGCAGGTCCGGCCGCGGGAAAAACCGGGACGACACAGGATTATGCGGACGCCTGGTTCATCGGATTTACACCGAATCTTGTCGCCGGAGCATGGACAGGCTTCGACGACCGCCGGATTACCTTCACCGGCTCGTATGGTCAAGGCAGTGTCGCGGCCGCTCCCATCTGGGCGCGGTTCATGAAGTACGTGTACGGCGACAGGAGAATCAAGCTGCCTGTCGCGGACTTCACTCTCCCACCCGGCGTGGTGCAGGAGCACATCTGCCTGGATTCACAGAGCATCGCCACATCGTTCTGTCCCGCCACCGTAACGGAATTTGTGAACAAGAAATACATGCCCGGGGTTTGCACCGTGCACACGTCGGGCGGCGCTTCGCGCAAACGCGAGTCTGTCATCGAGTACTGACGGTTCTTCAAATGTCTGCTGCGGTTTGAACTCAACCCCGTAATGCCAATATTGATCCGGCATCATCCCCTGCTTCCCCAAAATCAAACACACGATACAGGAGTAACGTATGAGATTCCCCGTCTCTTTGAACATTCTCGCCCTGTGCCTCGTCATTGTGACGGGCTGCGGAAACAAGGAAGAGCAGGCGGCTCAGGACGAAGGCAGTGCCTTAGACCAGCTCACCAAGTCCGCCGAGCAGATGCAAAAATCCATGGAGCAGATGCAGGGCGGCGAGCAGGGCGACAGGACGCCCGTACCACCCGTATCCTTCAAAGTTCTGATGACCTTCCTGCCGGCAGAGGTCGCGGGCATGAAAGCGCAGAATCCCGACGGTGAAACAGGGACGATGGGTAAGTGGTCGTTCTCAAAAGCGAGCACGAGTTACAGCACCGACGACGGCACGAAAAATGCCCGAGTCGAAATTTCCGATCTGGCATTCATCTCCGGTCTCTATGCGACATACAACATTCTGTTTAACATGAAATTCTCGCGCGAGACGACGGAGGGCTTTGAAAGAAGCAGCAAGCTGGGTGAGTATCCGGCTTTTGAAAAATGGACAACCGAATCCAAAACGGCTGAATTTACAGTCCTCGTCGCCGACCGTTTCATCGTGGTGGTAAATACGGAAGGTCTGGACGAGACCGCGGCCCGCAAGGTGGCGGAGGGCATCGACCTGAAAAAGCTCGCAACAACAACGGCAAGCTGAGGGACCCGGCGAACTTTCAAGCGGCCCATGGGCCGCTTTTTTTATCGGGCGGACGAGGCGGTGATGTCGTCCAGAAGGTCGCGCATAACACGCAACCCCGAGAATACGCGCGGCCCCGGCCGCAGAAACACGTCGGCGTCTATGACCCGGATGTTCCGTGTGCGCGCTGCACGAAGTTTTTTCCATTCGGGAAAATGATCCAGTACGCCGGCCGCATCGACGGCCACATCGTTTGAAAGCAGAATGCAGTCGGGATTCGCGCGCAGCACCTCCTCGCGGCCGACCACGGGGTAGCGTCCGACCGCGGCAGCGCCGGCGTTCCTGGCTCCGGCGATTGTCATCATCTCATCGATGAAGCTGCCGCGTCCCGCGACAATTAGCGGGTCCAGAGACACGATAAGCAGCACCGACGGTGCCTCTCCGCCTGCGTGTTCTCGGGCACGGTCGGCGACTGCGCGCCGTATTGCCCCGAGCGAATCCACGAGCCGCGCCGCCCGGGCCTCACGATGAAGTATTTCTCCCGCATCACTCAGAGTCTTGAGTATCCCATCGAACGAGTGCGGATTCGAGACGAAGGTTCGAAGCCCGAGGCGCGTCATCTGATCATGCGCATCCCTCGTATTCCCCTCCACCGTGACAAAGACGATATCCGGCGCCAGGCCGACGATCGCCTCGATGCTCGGGGCAATCATATCACCCACACGAGGGATATGTGCGACCGACGGGGGATAATCACAGTACGAGGTCACACCGACCAGGTCTGGTTCCGCTCCGAGCGCGCAGATTATTTCCGTGAGGTTCGGTGCAAGAGTCACAATGCGGCGAACGTGTTCCGGAATTCTCACCGCTCTGCCGAGATCGTCGCGCACGATGCGGGAATTCGCCCTGTCGCCCGGTGCGCGACGGGAACCGCATCCCCCGGAACTTCCGATCAGCAGAGCGAGCGCGATGATTGCCGCTGTGTGCGCGGCGCCCGGAGTATCGACTCGCATCCGCGTCCTACTTGTTCAGACCCAGGATGGCTTTGACGATGTGCATCGCCACGTTCGGATTCTCTTTCAAACGCCTCGTGGAATACGCGTACCACTGTTTGCCGAACGGCACATATACACGCATGCGATGCCCCGCCGCCACGATCGCGTCGCGAGTCTGCGGCCTCACGCCAAGCAGCATCTGGAATTCGTAGGCCGACGCGGGAAGACCGAGTTCTTTCACCAGTGCAAGAGCATCCTGCAGGAGGGGATCGTCATGCGTCGCGATGCCCGGATACCCGCCGCGGCGCAGGATAAGACGGAGAAGCGCCTTGTAGTTCTCGCGCACTTCCTCGCGGCCCTTGAACGCCACGGATTCCGGCTCCACATAAATACCCTTGCAGAGCCGCAGGTTGGTCTCGTCTTCATCAAGCAGCGTGGTGATATCGTTCTCGCTCCTGCGCATGTAGGATTGAATCACGGTTCCCACATGTCCGCGGAAGTCGCGTCGAAGATTCCGGTACATCCGCAGCGTTGCATCGGTAGTCGGATGATCCTCCATGTCGATGCGCACGAAGTTGCCGTACCCTTTCGCTATCTCGCAGAGCACGCGGACGTTTTCCTCGCAGAAATCCGTATCGAGAGTCAATCCCATCTGCGTGGGCTTGATGGAGAGGTTCGAATCGAGTTTTTCGCGATGAATGGTGTGCAACACCTCCTCGCACTGCCGGCGCATGTCCAGGGATTCCTCGCGCGTTGATACGCTCTCGCCCAGCACGTCCATGGTGGCCATGATACCGCGCGCATTCAGATCCTTCACCACGCGCACGCCGTCTGCGAGCGACTCCCCGGCGATGTAGGGCTTGGCGAAATACCCGACGACCGGCTTCGGGATGAATGGGATGCTGCGTGCGATAACGGTGCTCAGGAAAGCCATGGGAGACTCAGGTGCGGGAAGTGGGAGGGATGTGACGCGGAAGAAGGAAGCTGCTGCGCGGCCGGAGTTCGAGGCCCGTACGTGATGCGTATTCGCACGGATCGGCACTCGTTGCGGGGGCCGGGGCTCTGCAGATCAGCATCAAAAGTACCGCCGGCCCTGAGCAAATGCAAGACCGGCAGGACCCCCATAAAAAGTGAAGATCGGAAAACGAGGGTGTTTTCCGATCTCCGTGCCCGTAAGGAGGGAGGAATAGGGGGGGGGAAGGGGGAGGGATATTATGAAGTGGTGGTGGAGGCTGTGTCTTTACCGCGGAAGAGCCACTTTTCGTATTCTTCGAGAAGGCCTTCCTCGGTCTCATTTTGAAATGCGCGTCGAAGAGTGCTTAACGCCACCGCTCCGCCTGCGGCGCCGAGGGCCGCGATGGCCGATTTGCGGACTCCCATGTCCTCGGATTCGATACCGCAAAGAATCACCGAAAGGAGGAGCTGATGGGAAAACTGCGGGCAGAGGGAAACGACTTTCTTTTTCTCCGAGGGATCGCCCGTGTCGTACAGATACTGCAGCGCACGTACGACCTCGTCCGATATCTCCTGCGGTCCGACACGGTGTACGATGTCTTCAAACGCCATCAGAATTTCAGCGCGATACAATCCCCAGAACGTGTTCGCAAGCCGGGCGAGAAGCTCGATCTCGTTCCGGCCGCCGAGAAACTGGAGAACGCGGATGTAATACGGCAGCAGGGAGATGCTGATTGTTTCCGGCGTCGGGTATTTTTTGTGTAACAACTCGAGCGAGTGATCGTCACCCAGTTTCGAGAAGATGTTCAAGCACACTTTATCGAGTACATGCGAGGTGCTTGACATGAACAATGTGTTGAGCAGGCCGACCGCATTCTTGTCATGCGTGTCTTCCAGCTCCTTCAAAGTGTTCGAGAGCAGCATTTTCTCCTGTTCCCAGGGGGTGTCGGAGGAGCGCTCGTGCGGCCGGATATTGCCTGAATACTGCATGACTTTGATGAATGTTTGCTTGTTTGCCGAATTCTTTTCGTCGAACCTGATCATTGCAGGACTTCTCGATATTGTGTCTGTTGTGCGATAGAAACCTGATTTTTGGAACCATCAACCAACCTTTCGATATGATTACAATGCACATGCCAGTTGTTGAAGCATGGGATCGAAAACGCGTCGAATGGACAAAATGGTTGGGTGATTCTCGATGCAAGCTGTTGTTTTAATAGACATAACCCGTTTTCATGAAACAGATCTCCGTTTGTCTCCCGACACTCCAGTGCGTACACATTCGTGTACTTTTTTCAAGTAGATGAAATAACGACAAACGGCGATCCGCCTCTAATCATTGTTTTTTTTGAATTTGGCATAGCTCACGCAAGGATATCGAAATATCCCGGCAAACCATCCCGCACAATCAGTCAACGCGTGCCGTGGAGCAGGCCGTTGTAGATTTTGTAGGTCGCTTCTGCTATTTTTTCGTTTGTGTAATGATCGAGCACCCTGCGTCTCCCTTTTTCCCCGTATTCACGCCGCAGTGCCGGATCGTCGAGATACCGGGCAAGTTGCGCCCGTAGCCCATCCACATTCTGCTCCTCAAACGTGAGGCCGGCATCGGCAATCACATGCGGAATCTCCGCATGGGTTGATCCGAGGACCGGCACCTCGCTGCACATCGCCTGCACCAACACTTGACCGAACTGCTCCTTCCAGTGCGGCACGGTGTACGAGGGAAGGACCAGTACATCCATGGTGTTGATATACCGTGGGATGTCCGCGTGCGGCACGGGTGGAACAAAGCGAACCTTCGCGGAAATGCCATGTTCCTCGACACGGTTGCGCATGTCCTGCTCGAGCGCTCCGCCCCCGATAAACAGCAGCGTGTAGGGTTGTGCAAGCGGGGCCGCGGCGTCGATCAGGTCGAGAACACCCTTCTCTGGGACGAATCGCCCGATGAAGCCGACGACCGTTCCAACAAGGCCAAGTTCCGCGCGTAACGCCTCATTGCGCGAGGGTTGAAAGAGCTGCGGATCGATGCCCAGAAGGGGAAGGACAAAAATCGGATTCGTGAATCCTTTTTTCCGAAGTATGTCCGCCGCATCGCGGTTCCCGCATATGGCTGCGTCCGAACGAC from Ignavibacteriota bacterium carries:
- a CDS encoding T9SS type A sorting domain-containing protein is translated as MKTARLFFALFVLVLVGASPAFSQGTPPWEYWRDVEAPITDYNTTSSTIEITDVFTISSLQVMVDIDHTSANDLMITMSGPGGNYILSLYNGSVYDNFENTIFDPAVAQMPCSGIVPAGAAIPGVGIADASNVTAFFRGVYKPQPGTVFPTSGSPVGLWTINVYDRASGDVGTLRRWALIFNRYGAYKDVRIGWDINYWNTCGSAIGPRLPVPFVDDMAAHSMTSLYPYTVLGRRPQNGQSLFVPLIQNSKTASETRMNFYETSPTGSMVQKEFNLNMPLGFYAFGNVANLPAEQGTYRVSMNLFQRGDLFASRGDNSKMIQYTLTPGSLAYDNGVSQQTYNGGANDCEANVFEIEQDQTLTSVDIWQGSNVELEPTNSAARISVRVFDAASGVPGTQIATTGNRQLPIQGAKWVSYDFTPPIYLPAGRYAFGICTDVAPTTGGVGMGMDQLGSPFDINGNISRYGNHGIQFWSPNGGTTWNNDMLRQFGGKMIRPNFVTGADVGVIAILNPSGTNLPGSFSPVVRFGSFANHPQLPNAVTFGKVYITNSAGQQVYYSERRVTLSAAPYIADVTFDAVSGLASGSYTIKATIERADEENFINNSYSRNYVKTFAPVVVSHRGPVAQALRANIEAAFGNVEFSDRALNTSLPTEGRVLWIGTMNTDEAASARAFAKAGNDFMVLPTAEYAGDVLSNVFSTVATADEQKSILASTLAVRLATRPEIVINPQIAAMKDNAAAMVMSKDISEREAVGAKIAGAIAQFEQRIDLINRMPQLDMSGRNVSISNSQDIRVEGLRVGDLSVAKLVPVVSAAPRQVVEAISDPTEFQIAQNYPNPFNPTTNIAFNLPSDAQVSIRVYDMLGRHLSTLVNATLSAGKHIVSWNSTNDAREVMPSGIYVYRMEATPLNGTAPVVQTKKMILSK
- a CDS encoding UDP-2,3-diacylglucosamine diphosphatase; the encoded protein is MTPDSPPTQRSAPARGKILYFISDVHLGLSAPGVERIKRARLLEVLKEVQDHRGDLYIVGDLFDFWFEYRSVVPRGHHAVLSALENLAQSGARITYLAGNHDFAIGQVLRDDLGVDIIRDDVTFSIDGRSFYVYHGDGLADKDAGYRAIKAILRNPLAQWLFRWLHPDIGFALARMSSHSSRKYTGTKKYGETDGMHREAMRRIDAGASCVVMGHRHQATLQRMGQGLYVNLGDWITSYTYAVYHDGFMRLYSRKDDREVLIAQEACNPNVSG
- a CDS encoding PBP1A family penicillin-binding protein; this translates as MQPKRFWLTVAAIAALVGGYFFFDGVFTGLPSLEELENPRPPLATRVYSADGELIDKFFEENRSRISTLDSVPKAFLDALLATEDTRFYEHWGVDLRAVARVILLNLSKFTLRGPGGSTLTQQLARKLYLSDEVTIMRKLREMVTAVQIERRYTKDEILLMYVNVVPFGRGAYGLQAAAQEYFAKAPSQLTLGECAFLVGLLQNPTRYDPRRHYDRAVTRRNVVLLRMEDEGFIPRGMFEARRYDSIVTRSRVRSAGIAPHFVEYVRQQLREKAEKHGFNLYRDGLTVYSTLDSRMQESANRAVREHLSTFQTTFSAHWNWETPQRRALLAGAITIAARQTPEYQSARTADARELALIRCRRNPYFVDSVKAALTRIQVGFAAIDPATGQIRAMVGNSEMDFRYGLNHCTQIERQPGSTFKPFVYTVAIDNGYTPAFQLPNEPIGISDGSGRRWSPKNFGGETGGMYTLRRGLMLSVNLVAIRAMLEIAPAEEVVRYAHRMGLTSNLRPYPSLAIGTSEVVPLEMISAYGAYANEGILAKPRAILRIEDRDGRVIEEDPGEYREVLSKETAFIMTSMMRSVVASGTGAATRAWYAGPAAGKTGTTQDYADAWFIGFTPNLVAGAWTGFDDRRITFTGSYGQGSVAAAPIWARFMKYVYGDRRIKLPVADFTLPPGVVQEHICLDSQSIATSFCPATVTEFVNKKYMPGVCTVHTSGGASRKRESVIEY
- a CDS encoding ABC transporter substrate-binding protein, giving the protein MRVDTPGAAHTAAIIALALLIGSSGGCGSRRAPGDRANSRIVRDDLGRAVRIPEHVRRIVTLAPNLTEIICALGAEPDLVGVTSYCDYPPSVAHIPRVGDMIAPSIEAIVGLAPDIVFVTVEGNTRDAHDQMTRLGLRTFVSNPHSFDGILKTLSDAGEILHREARAARLVDSLGAIRRAVADRAREHAGGEAPSVLLIVSLDPLIVAGRGSFIDEMMTIAGARNAGAAAVGRYPVVGREEVLRANPDCILLSNDVAVDAAGVLDHFPEWKKLRAARTRNIRVIDADVFLRPGPRVFSGLRVMRDLLDDITASSAR
- a CDS encoding proline dehydrogenase family protein, whose protein sequence is MAFLSTVIARSIPFIPKPVVGYFAKPYIAGESLADGVRVVKDLNARGIMATMDVLGESVSTREESLDMRRQCEEVLHTIHREKLDSNLSIKPTQMGLTLDTDFCEENVRVLCEIAKGYGNFVRIDMEDHPTTDATLRMYRNLRRDFRGHVGTVIQSYMRRSENDITTLLDEDETNLRLCKGIYVEPESVAFKGREEVRENYKALLRLILRRGGYPGIATHDDPLLQDALALVKELGLPASAYEFQMLLGVRPQTRDAIVAAGHRMRVYVPFGKQWYAYSTRRLKENPNVAMHIVKAILGLNK
- a CDS encoding glycosyltransferase family 4 protein encodes the protein MRVLVISHTYITRVGREKWRSLARNFGVELRIIVPTEWRDYLFTINAADHPDDELDVVPMPVFFSGKEAAHFYRSLSLHMREFKPDILHVEEGTDALSYRQALCAKRIFAPRAKTVFFTWMNFEKHLRFPFGAIERANLRRSDAAICGNRDAADILRKKGFTNPIFVLPLLGIDPQLFQPSRNEALRAELGLVGTVVGFIGRFVPEKGVLDLIDAAAPLAQPYTLLFIGGGALEQDMRNRVEEHGISAKVRFVPPVPHADIPRYINTMDVLVLPSYTVPHWKEQFGQVLVQAMCSEVPVLGSTHAEIPHVIADAGLTFEEQNVDGLRAQLARYLDDPALRREYGEKGRRRVLDHYTNEKIAEATYKIYNGLLHGTR